One Candidatus Neomarinimicrobiota bacterium DNA window includes the following coding sequences:
- a CDS encoding energy transducer TonB, with protein sequence MAIYQDEFAARYPLRVRFITAGVVGFLVVILYGFPRFLGEESVAIERIDEVVETIDIPPTQQLEIPPPPARPSIPVESEEDIAEDITIEETELESFDWDAPPPPPDEGPTIRFIPYDEAPVPIGGYLAIQKNVRYPEMAQQAGIEGSVIVQAFVDAKGRVTETVILKGIPNTGLNEAAAEAIRRTRFRPAKQRDRPVAVWISIPVNFKLKN encoded by the coding sequence GTGGCCATCTATCAAGATGAGTTTGCTGCGCGCTACCCCCTGCGGGTACGGTTTATCACCGCCGGTGTGGTGGGGTTCCTCGTCGTCATACTGTATGGATTTCCCCGCTTTCTCGGCGAGGAGAGCGTCGCGATTGAACGCATTGATGAAGTGGTCGAGACCATTGATATTCCTCCCACCCAGCAGTTGGAAATTCCCCCGCCGCCGGCCCGCCCCTCCATCCCGGTGGAGTCGGAGGAGGACATCGCTGAAGACATCACGATTGAGGAAACGGAGCTGGAGAGCTTCGACTGGGATGCCCCGCCCCCACCCCCGGACGAGGGTCCCACCATCAGATTTATCCCCTACGACGAAGCCCCGGTACCCATTGGCGGCTACCTCGCCATTCAGAAAAACGTGCGCTATCCCGAGATGGCCCAACAGGCAGGGATCGAGGGCTCGGTGATCGTTCAGGCGTTTGTGGACGCCAAGGGCCGGGTCACCGAAACGGTGATCTTGAAGGGAATCCCCAACACGGGATTGAACGAGGCCGCTGCTGAAGCCATCCGGCGCACCCGGTTCCGACCCGCCAAACAACGGGACAGGCCGGTGGCCGTGTGGATATCCATCCCGGTGAATTTCAAGCTGAAGAACTAG
- a CDS encoding esterase-like activity of phytase family protein, with the protein MMHFSLLALGRCLVVFTTAPLAAQAVLVGYASLPADTFRDGPPSTDQPDGRFRRAPLQWQGQPVQGISSLRPVADAAGEQDGHGYNHSFWALSDNGFGTRANSASYLLCIYRLRFHWKTASGGSGNVELVETVELRDPEGRAGFKIRRADEPQRRLTGADFDPESMDVADDGSFWIGEEFGPYLLHFSPSGILLSPPISAVVVTSRGEIVVRSPDRPGWRGANLARSRGFEGLAWLPWGRVQLLLEGPLRGETPDLLRLFEYVPGASRVVSTAWRYPLADPDHAIGELSYWPEREHYLVVERDGGHGPQARFKQVFGWQPTETKRAKWLLADLLDISDPHRLASDSGRFALPYVTIESVQPMGDRTLLICNDNNFPATGGRAADRRDETEFVLLQVEFPPDKP; encoded by the coding sequence GTGATGCACTTCAGTCTGCTTGCACTGGGACGTTGCCTGGTTGTCTTTACGACGGCACCCCTGGCCGCACAGGCCGTACTGGTGGGCTACGCTAGCCTGCCTGCCGACACTTTTCGTGACGGGCCGCCCAGCACAGACCAGCCCGACGGCCGGTTTCGCAGGGCACCGCTCCAATGGCAGGGACAACCGGTACAGGGCATCTCCAGCCTGCGTCCGGTGGCGGACGCTGCCGGTGAGCAAGACGGGCACGGCTACAACCACAGCTTCTGGGCGTTGAGCGATAACGGGTTCGGGACGCGGGCCAACTCGGCCTCCTACCTGCTGTGCATCTACCGCCTGCGCTTCCACTGGAAGACGGCCAGCGGGGGCTCTGGCAACGTGGAACTTGTGGAGACTGTGGAGCTGCGCGATCCGGAAGGCAGGGCGGGATTCAAGATTCGGCGGGCGGACGAACCGCAGCGCAGGCTCACGGGGGCCGATTTTGACCCTGAGTCCATGGATGTGGCGGACGATGGCAGCTTCTGGATAGGCGAGGAATTCGGCCCCTACCTGCTGCATTTTTCCCCCTCCGGTATATTGCTCTCGCCGCCCATCTCCGCGGTGGTGGTAACCAGCAGGGGCGAGATCGTGGTGCGGTCGCCCGACCGGCCGGGGTGGAGAGGCGCCAATCTGGCGCGCAGCCGGGGCTTCGAAGGGCTGGCCTGGCTACCTTGGGGGCGGGTTCAGCTGTTGCTTGAAGGCCCACTCAGAGGGGAGACGCCGGATTTGCTGCGGCTGTTTGAATATGTTCCGGGTGCGAGCAGGGTTGTAAGCACAGCATGGCGTTATCCATTGGCGGACCCCGACCACGCCATCGGCGAACTGAGCTACTGGCCGGAGCGTGAACATTACCTCGTGGTGGAGCGGGATGGGGGTCACGGCCCACAGGCCCGGTTCAAGCAGGTATTTGGCTGGCAACCCACGGAGACAAAGCGGGCCAAGTGGCTGCTGGCCGATCTGCTGGATATCTCCGACCCACACCGACTGGCTAGTGACAGTGGACGTTTTGCCCTGCCGTACGTTACGATCGAGTCGGTGCAACCCATGGGTGATCGCACTCTGCTCATCTGCAATGATAACAACTTCCCAGCCACGGGCGGCCGGGCCGCAGATCGCCGGGACGAAACGGAGTTTGTGCTGCTACAGGTAGAATTTCCGCCGGATAAGCCTTAA
- a CDS encoding YqgE/AlgH family protein has translation MTDSFRDHFLISMPHLTDSFFEKTVIYICENDGAGSMGLVINRPLPPAQGKTILQALGIDAGGASSAIKRIYYGGPVQPNVGLVLHSPDYEIEGTIAISGETCLTTSAEIMKDLEAGRGPERFRFTMGYAGWGPDQLEGEIGSGDWLVIPADANFMYEKADHAKWKDAARQFGIEITQISGFGGSA, from the coding sequence ATGACTGACTCGTTCCGCGACCACTTTCTCATCTCCATGCCGCACCTTACGGATTCGTTCTTCGAAAAGACGGTGATCTACATTTGCGAAAATGATGGAGCAGGCTCCATGGGCCTGGTGATCAACCGGCCCCTGCCCCCTGCCCAAGGGAAAACCATTCTGCAGGCCTTGGGCATAGACGCTGGCGGGGCGTCGAGCGCCATCAAACGGATCTATTATGGCGGGCCGGTTCAGCCCAATGTGGGACTCGTGCTCCACTCACCGGACTACGAGATTGAAGGGACCATCGCCATATCTGGCGAGACATGTCTGACCACCAGCGCAGAGATCATGAAGGACCTTGAAGCTGGACGGGGTCCCGAGCGCTTCCGGTTTACCATGGGTTACGCCGGTTGGGGCCCCGATCAGTTGGAGGGGGAAATCGGCAGCGGCGACTGGCTGGTGATCCCCGCCGATGCAAACTTCATGTATGAAAAGGCGGATCACGCCAAATGGAAGGATGCTGCCCGTCAATTCGGCATTGAGATTACCCAGATCTCCGGCTTCGGCGGCTCGGCCTAG
- a CDS encoding MarR family transcriptional regulator, with amino-acid sequence MTGILRDLACQLQALMRGVSRRHRLSLTQAQVLLNLPVDGLPLSSLAHRLGLDISTISRIADKMVQRQWVRREAAADDKRVSRVVPTKEGQALYRQLSDSLDDEVKTLLAGLDGKRQESLGQHLEELTWRMLQQRTR; translated from the coding sequence ATGACCGGCATCCTTCGGGACCTGGCCTGCCAGCTCCAGGCGCTCATGCGGGGCGTTTCCCGGCGGCACCGGCTGAGCCTGACCCAGGCGCAGGTCCTGCTGAATCTCCCCGTAGACGGACTGCCCCTATCATCACTTGCTCACCGCTTGGGGTTGGACATCAGCACCATCAGCCGGATTGCAGACAAGATGGTCCAGCGGCAATGGGTGCGCCGCGAGGCGGCGGCTGATGACAAACGCGTTAGCCGGGTGGTGCCCACCAAGGAGGGCCAGGCGCTCTACAGACAGCTCTCCGATAGCCTGGATGACGAGGTCAAAACATTGCTGGCCGGTCTGGACGGGAAACGACAGGAGAGCCTCGGTCAGCACCTGGAAGAGTTGACCTGGCGTATGTTGCAGCAACGCACCAGATGA
- a CDS encoding 1-acyl-sn-glycerol-3-phosphate acyltransferase encodes MKQVLVSLFRWTFGYVIFIIGGTIVILSTFVPIASVKFRVVRLFCRVLLWSLGVQLRVEGEFPNDQAYIFMSNHASFIDMFVLAAVTKDKFTGVMATEQMNYPFWSWIVKRFDVIPIDRSDPGAAVAAIEAAEDRLQKGYHVGILPEGTRTTNGKLGPLKKGGFHMALNTGAPIVLLGIEGSYRFKPKSSWLIRPGPVTVRVGPILSAERYKLTEMDVVMELVRRQLTILSGEAALTQ; translated from the coding sequence ATGAAGCAGGTCCTTGTATCGCTTTTCCGCTGGACCTTCGGCTACGTCATCTTCATCATCGGGGGGACGATCGTGATACTGAGTACGTTTGTTCCCATAGCCTCCGTAAAGTTCCGGGTGGTGCGACTATTCTGCCGGGTGCTGCTGTGGTCGCTGGGCGTGCAGCTCAGAGTGGAGGGCGAATTTCCCAACGACCAGGCCTATATATTCATGTCGAACCACGCCAGTTTCATCGACATGTTTGTGCTGGCCGCTGTCACCAAGGACAAGTTCACCGGGGTCATGGCCACCGAGCAGATGAACTATCCGTTCTGGAGTTGGATTGTGAAGCGCTTTGATGTCATTCCCATCGACCGGAGCGACCCTGGAGCCGCCGTGGCCGCCATCGAAGCTGCTGAAGACCGTCTGCAAAAAGGCTACCATGTAGGTATTTTACCCGAGGGAACCCGCACAACAAACGGGAAGCTGGGCCCGCTCAAGAAGGGCGGCTTCCATATGGCCCTCAACACGGGCGCTCCCATTGTCCTCCTCGGCATCGAAGGCTCCTACCGTTTCAAGCCCAAATCGTCCTGGCTAATCCGGCCCGGACCGGTCACTGTCCGCGTCGGACCCATTCTCTCGGCAGAACGCTACAAACTAACGGAAATGGACGTGGTGATGGAGCTGGTGCGCCGACAGCTCACGATCTTGAGCGGGGAAGCGGCTCTCACGCAGTAG
- a CDS encoding MotA/TolQ/ExbB proton channel family protein gives MLEYFLQGGGFMWPILVAGIAGIAFSIERLYHLFSGNVDVESFTADVSGTLKQSGIKAAIAKCDEAAGPVRNIFLAALERIGLGASEAEKAIEARGTLEMANLEKNMAWISFFIGTAPMLGFLGTVVGMIKAFDDIKEANDISPAVVAGGISIALLTTAFGLIVAVILQFFQNIALNKIESHVVDMEKGSEALVETIMDLDREGALKA, from the coding sequence ATGTTAGAATATTTTCTCCAAGGCGGCGGCTTCATGTGGCCTATCCTGGTGGCGGGCATCGCGGGGATAGCCTTTTCAATTGAGCGCCTGTACCACCTGTTTTCGGGCAATGTGGATGTGGAGAGCTTCACTGCCGATGTGTCCGGGACCCTGAAGCAGTCCGGGATTAAGGCGGCCATAGCCAAGTGCGATGAGGCCGCGGGGCCGGTGCGCAACATATTTCTGGCGGCGCTGGAGCGCATCGGTCTGGGGGCGTCGGAGGCGGAGAAGGCCATTGAGGCCCGCGGCACCCTGGAGATGGCCAACCTGGAGAAAAACATGGCCTGGATATCGTTCTTCATCGGGACGGCCCCCATGCTGGGCTTTCTTGGCACTGTGGTGGGTATGATCAAGGCTTTCGACGACATCAAGGAAGCCAACGACATCAGCCCCGCAGTGGTGGCGGGCGGAATCTCAATTGCTCTGCTCACAACAGCCTTCGGCCTTATCGTAGCGGTGATTCTGCAGTTCTTTCAGAATATCGCCCTGAACAAAATCGAGAGCCATGTCGTTGATATGGAGAAGGGGTCCGAGGCTCTGGTGGAGACCATTATGGACCTGGACCGGGAGGGCGCACTGAAGGCCTGA
- a CDS encoding biopolymer transporter ExbD has product MKFAKKTSAKAEIPTAAMPDIIFMLLVFFMVTTVLREYEGLPLTLPTATRIEKLQFKRHTTHVWVSKAGLVSIDDKRVSMRSVRNVVYAKVAEDPKLITSLKADRDTPMRLISAVQQEFRHANALKVNYAARPRAD; this is encoded by the coding sequence ATGAAGTTCGCCAAGAAAACCAGTGCCAAGGCCGAGATTCCCACCGCCGCCATGCCCGACATTATTTTCATGCTGCTGGTGTTTTTTATGGTGACCACGGTCCTCAGAGAATATGAGGGACTGCCCCTCACCCTGCCCACCGCCACCCGGATTGAGAAGCTGCAATTCAAGCGGCACACCACCCACGTGTGGGTGAGCAAGGCGGGCCTGGTGTCTATCGATGACAAGCGCGTGTCGATGCGGTCGGTGCGCAACGTCGTGTATGCCAAAGTGGCTGAGGACCCGAAGCTGATCACCTCACTCAAGGCGGACCGGGACACCCCCATGAGGCTGATCTCCGCGGTGCAGCAGGAGTTCCGGCATGCCAACGCTCTGAAGGTCAATTACGCCGCCAGGCCGAGGGCCGACTAG
- a CDS encoding biopolymer transporter ExbD: MLQRKRKGLAEIPSASMADIAFLLLVFFLVTTTISMDKGIGLVLPAIGEVIEVNPKNITNVLVNATGQVLLDDELVPLNQLRNRISNQLAQNDKLIVSVKTHPQTRHQIYIDVLDQLKQAGATRISIAEPDF; encoded by the coding sequence ATGCTTCAACGTAAACGAAAAGGACTGGCGGAGATTCCCTCCGCTTCCATGGCAGACATCGCGTTTCTGTTGCTGGTATTTTTCCTGGTGACCACCACCATCAGCATGGACAAGGGCATCGGACTGGTGTTGCCCGCCATCGGGGAGGTCATTGAGGTCAACCCCAAGAACATTACTAATGTGCTGGTGAATGCCACGGGGCAGGTGCTGCTGGATGATGAGCTGGTGCCCCTGAATCAACTGCGCAACCGAATCTCCAACCAACTGGCGCAAAACGACAAGCTGATCGTATCGGTGAAAACCCACCCCCAAACCAGGCACCAGATTTACATCGATGTGCTGGACCAGCTGAAGCAGGCTGGGGCCACCCGCATCTCCATCGCGGAGCCCGATTTCTAA
- a CDS encoding homocysteine S-methyltransferase family protein produces the protein MSSLSELFARSGTLLLDGALGTELAHRGVGTALPLWSAAALDSDPDTVGAIHRDYRDAGAHIITTNSFRTTTYTYQLAGAAEADARERARRATRLAVRLARQAADERILVAGSVAPVGDCYSPGAYPGDRVAAATYGELAGWLAHDGVDLLLLETHITLAEANIALRAATATGLPTLVSFLVDGALRLWGGAPLSAAIADAEQGGAQGVLINCVTLPVARLGVAALARMTSLPFGVYANAGRAQPTVEGTLDELVPDNEFLVNVDQWLAVGARMIGGCCGTTPATISALAHHLSNLDKVG, from the coding sequence ATGAGTTCGCTGAGCGAACTTTTCGCACGTTCTGGCACGCTTCTGCTCGACGGCGCGCTGGGAACAGAGCTGGCTCACCGGGGCGTCGGAACTGCGCTGCCATTGTGGTCTGCTGCAGCCCTGGATTCGGACCCTGACACCGTGGGCGCCATTCATCGCGACTACCGCGACGCGGGCGCCCACATCATTACAACCAACTCTTTCCGCACCACCACGTACACCTATCAATTGGCCGGCGCCGCCGAAGCCGACGCCCGCGAACGGGCCCGGCGGGCAACCCGTCTGGCAGTGCGCCTCGCCCGCCAGGCAGCGGACGAGCGGATCCTGGTGGCCGGCTCTGTCGCACCGGTGGGGGACTGTTACAGTCCCGGCGCCTATCCCGGCGACAGGGTGGCGGCAGCCACCTACGGCGAGTTGGCGGGCTGGTTGGCTCACGATGGTGTCGATCTGCTGCTGCTGGAGACACACATCACCTTGGCGGAGGCCAACATCGCCCTGCGGGCAGCCACCGCCACGGGCCTGCCCACCCTGGTCTCGTTCCTGGTGGACGGCGCTCTGCGGCTATGGGGTGGTGCCCCCCTGTCAGCGGCCATCGCCGACGCTGAGCAGGGCGGGGCGCAGGGCGTGCTCATCAACTGCGTCACCCTGCCGGTAGCCCGACTAGGTGTGGCGGCGCTGGCACGGATGACCAGCCTGCCCTTCGGTGTGTACGCCAACGCCGGCCGGGCGCAACCCACTGTGGAGGGAACCCTGGATGAACTTGTGCCGGATAATGAATTCCTGGTCAATGTGGACCAGTGGCTCGCAGTTGGCGCCCGCATGATCGGCGGTTGCTGCGGCACCACACCCGCCACCATCTCTGCCTTGGCCCACCACCTGTCCAACCTTGATAAGGTCGGGTAG
- a CDS encoding sorbosone dehydrogenase family protein — MLPVNSALRLPRSPASAARPRVVQRLEKGLCAPRSRWQACLVAAVTLAGALAAQVDPYAALPRHHIRPSDLPAPYHSRSVVNPPKVVPQPKGALVNVPAGFSARVVAEGFSTPRGMALAPNGDLFLTESSGDRLTVLRDEDGDGLFEHRWVFSSRLDRPFGIAFIDQWVYVGNTGSVVRFAYEPGQTKASQRPEKILDLPTGGHWTRNLLHQAEENKLYISVGSRRNVAEEGPYRAAILRCNPDGSDVEIFASGLRNPVGLAWEPRSGTVWTCVNERDGLGDDLVPDYATHVEEGAFYGWPYSYIGANLMPGFAQPRPGLVERAVVPDVLFQAHSAALGMAFYTAAQFPEHFHGGAFVAFHGSWNRKQRTGYKVVYLPMDEQGLALGYYEDFMTGWEDTSSSKTVWGRPVEVLVDRDGSLLITDDGNDKLWRVIYTGAGARDD, encoded by the coding sequence ATGCTGCCCGTCAATTCGGCATTGAGATTACCCAGATCTCCGGCTTCGGCGGCTCGGCCTAGGGTCGTCCAGCGGCTCGAGAAAGGCCTCTGCGCCCCGAGGTCTCGCTGGCAAGCCTGTCTGGTGGCCGCCGTGACCCTGGCCGGTGCCTTAGCGGCTCAAGTCGACCCTTACGCCGCGCTACCCCGCCATCACATTCGGCCCTCAGACCTGCCGGCGCCGTATCACAGCCGCTCAGTTGTTAACCCCCCCAAAGTAGTGCCCCAGCCCAAGGGGGCGCTGGTGAATGTTCCAGCCGGGTTCAGCGCCAGGGTTGTTGCTGAGGGATTCAGCACACCGCGCGGCATGGCGCTGGCTCCCAACGGTGACCTATTTCTCACCGAATCCAGTGGTGACAGACTGACGGTGCTGCGTGACGAGGACGGCGACGGACTGTTCGAGCACCGATGGGTGTTCTCCAGCAGGCTGGACAGGCCGTTTGGCATCGCCTTCATCGATCAGTGGGTTTACGTGGGCAATACCGGGTCGGTGGTTCGTTTCGCCTATGAGCCAGGGCAGACCAAGGCCAGTCAGCGCCCTGAGAAAATCCTGGATCTGCCCACGGGCGGCCACTGGACCCGGAACCTGCTTCACCAGGCCGAGGAGAACAAGCTCTATATCAGCGTGGGGAGTCGCAGGAATGTGGCCGAGGAGGGGCCGTATCGGGCGGCCATTCTGCGGTGCAACCCCGATGGCAGCGATGTGGAGATATTCGCATCGGGCTTGCGCAATCCCGTGGGGCTGGCCTGGGAGCCACGCAGCGGAACCGTGTGGACCTGCGTCAATGAGCGTGACGGCCTGGGGGACGATCTGGTGCCTGACTACGCAACCCACGTGGAGGAAGGCGCGTTCTACGGCTGGCCCTACAGCTACATCGGGGCCAACCTCATGCCGGGCTTCGCCCAGCCCCGGCCCGGGCTGGTAGAGCGCGCCGTGGTGCCTGACGTCCTGTTCCAGGCTCACTCTGCGGCGCTGGGGATGGCTTTTTATACTGCCGCCCAATTTCCCGAGCACTTTCACGGCGGCGCGTTCGTGGCGTTTCACGGCTCATGGAACCGCAAACAGCGCACCGGCTACAAGGTGGTCTACCTGCCGATGGATGAGCAGGGACTGGCCCTGGGATACTATGAAGATTTCATGACCGGCTGGGAGGATACATCATCCTCGAAGACTGTCTGGGGCCGGCCTGTAGAGGTGCTGGTAGACAGGGATGGCAGCCTGCTGATCACCGATGACGGCAACGACAAGCTATGGCGGGTCATTTACACTGGAGCGGGTGCGCGGGACGACTGA
- a CDS encoding protein-L-isoaspartate(D-aspartate) O-methyltransferase encodes MAKPVDVAALRHRMVTEQILGRGIRDKRVLQAIGALPRHLFVPYTKPKDAYRDGPLPIGHGQTISQPFISAYMTTLLAPQASHRVLEIGTGSGYQTALLGMLCRQVHSIEIIAEHYVRARKLLAHLQFKNVHLRLGDGHDGWPEAAPFDGIVVTAAARDKAPARLLDQLVEGGRLVIPIGHALYDQQLVIYTRQKNRLVRKEDLAVRFVPLIHSDQKTLAGE; translated from the coding sequence ATGGCAAAGCCTGTCGATGTGGCTGCACTTCGGCATCGCATGGTGACCGAGCAAATCCTGGGCCGCGGTATCCGTGACAAGCGTGTACTGCAGGCCATCGGGGCGCTCCCCCGGCACCTGTTCGTGCCCTACACCAAGCCGAAAGACGCCTACCGCGACGGGCCGCTGCCCATCGGCCATGGACAGACCATTTCCCAGCCCTTCATCTCTGCCTACATGACCACCCTGCTGGCGCCCCAGGCCTCGCACCGCGTGCTGGAAATCGGCACCGGCTCGGGTTATCAGACCGCCCTGTTGGGCATGCTGTGCCGGCAAGTTCACTCCATCGAGATTATCGCCGAACACTATGTCCGGGCGCGAAAACTGCTGGCGCACCTGCAATTCAAAAACGTGCATCTACGGCTCGGTGACGGCCATGACGGCTGGCCGGAAGCCGCGCCCTTCGACGGCATCGTCGTCACCGCGGCGGCCAGGGACAAGGCTCCCGCCCGCCTCCTCGACCAGCTGGTGGAGGGTGGCCGTTTGGTCATCCCCATTGGGCACGCCTTATACGACCAGCAGTTAGTCATCTATACCCGGCAGAAAAATAGGCTGGTGCGAAAGGAAGATCTGGCAGTTCGGTTTGTGCCCCTCATCCACAGCGACCAGAAAACCCTGGCGGGAGAGTAA
- the mutY gene encoding A/G-specific adenine glycosylase: protein MTALPAEIARVLLDWYQHHQRRLPWRGDPDPYHVWLSEVMLQQTQVDTVKSYYRRWLERFPTIGHVARASQDEVLKAWEGLGYYRRARQFHAACHTIEQDHGGQFPTSPESFRQLPGVGPYTFAAVRSICFGDPLPAVDGNLRRVLARLLKAPQTGPALTRVAESSMAPLMHTRPGDINQAIMDLGATLCTPQKPHCLQCPLSRHCGAYLSNQVQRFPRREIRKPIPLVPVALGVVWRGDELLICRRPSDGLLGGLWEFPGGKLEPGETSAEAVRREIMEEVGLAVEVGPFIGTVRHTYTHFAITLDAYHCISRDGEARPLGCTQVRWIRLAELSRFAFPKANHKLFPLLKSPFALPEVAA from the coding sequence ATGACCGCCCTTCCCGCAGAGATCGCCCGCGTGCTGCTGGACTGGTACCAGCACCACCAGCGCCGGCTCCCCTGGCGCGGCGACCCGGACCCCTACCACGTCTGGCTCTCTGAGGTCATGTTGCAGCAGACCCAGGTGGATACGGTCAAGTCCTACTACCGCCGCTGGCTGGAGCGCTTCCCCACCATCGGTCACGTTGCCCGGGCGAGTCAGGACGAGGTGCTCAAGGCCTGGGAAGGGCTGGGTTACTACCGACGCGCCCGCCAGTTCCACGCCGCCTGCCACACCATCGAGCAGGATCACGGCGGACAGTTTCCCACCAGCCCCGAATCCTTTCGTCAGCTGCCCGGCGTCGGCCCGTACACCTTTGCCGCTGTGCGCAGCATCTGCTTCGGCGATCCCCTTCCGGCTGTGGACGGGAACTTACGGCGCGTTCTCGCCCGGCTGCTGAAGGCGCCCCAAACGGGGCCGGCCCTCACCAGGGTAGCCGAGAGCAGCATGGCCCCCCTCATGCACACCCGGCCCGGTGACATTAATCAGGCCATCATGGACCTCGGGGCCACCCTCTGTACCCCGCAAAAACCCCACTGCCTGCAATGCCCCCTCTCCCGCCACTGCGGGGCCTACCTGAGCAACCAGGTGCAGCGCTTCCCCCGACGTGAGATCCGTAAGCCCATTCCCCTGGTTCCCGTGGCGCTGGGCGTGGTCTGGCGGGGGGACGAGCTACTCATCTGCCGTCGCCCTTCGGACGGTCTGTTGGGCGGTCTGTGGGAATTCCCCGGCGGCAAGCTGGAGCCGGGGGAAACGTCGGCGGAAGCGGTCCGGCGGGAAATTATGGAAGAGGTGGGCCTCGCCGTTGAGGTGGGACCCTTCATCGGGACGGTGCGGCACACTTATACTCACTTCGCCATCACTCTCGACGCCTACCACTGCATCAGTCGGGACGGTGAGGCACGACCGCTGGGCTGCACGCAGGTCCGGTGGATACGGCTGGCGGAACTGTCCCGCTTCGCCTTTCCCAAGGCGAACCACAAGCTCTTCCCCCTTCTCAAAAGCCCTTTTGCGCTCCCTGAGGTTGCCGCATGA